The sequence CGGCGTTGCAGGTTTTCATCTTGCTTTGCTGGGTGGCGTCCTGCGCCACCACTTCTTTCTTGGCGCTCAGGCATTCCTTCATGAAGGCCTTGCGCTCGTCGCCCTTCTTGCCAGTGGCCTCCTTGTTGCAGGTGGCCATCTTGCTTTGCTGACCGGTTTTGGCCGGCGCGACAACGGCCGGGGACGCGGCCGAAACCGCTGGCGCTGACGCCGGGGCCATTTTGGCCGGTGCGGCCGCTGACGCCGGGGCGTTCTGGGCCTGGGCGCCGGCCGACAGGCCCATCGTCAGTGCAAATGCAATAGCGCTCAGTGACAGCAATTTGTTCATGGTGACTCCAATAAGTGAGTTCGGTCGTGATTTCCGGCTGGAAATCCAGACCATAACGCGGCCGGCACCGGATTCGATGACCGGGTATCCGCCGGGGCCGGGCGCCAATCCGGCCGGCATTGGCTTGACCGTAAAATCCGCCCCATGCTTTCGATTAAAAAAGACCTGCTCTCCGCCCTGGCTATCGCGCTGGAACAACTCTCTCCCGGCGCTGGCGACAAAGCCGCCTTCGAGTCGCCCAAAGTCGCCGCCCATGGCGACTTCGCCTGCACCGCTGCCATGCAGCTGGCCAAGCCGCTCAAACAAAACCCGCGCCAGACGGCCGAAAGCCTGCGCGCGCGGCTGCTGCTGGCCCCGGCCTTCGAGCGCTGGGTCGAGGCTATTGAAATCGCCGGCCCGGGCTTCATCAACATCCGCCTCAAGCCCGCCGCCAAGCAGGAAACCGTTCGCGAGGTGCTGCAGGCCGGCGCGCAATACGGAACCCAGCCCACCGACCACGAGCGCAAGATGATCGTCGAGTTCGTCTCGGCCAACCCGACCGGCCCGCTGCATGTCGGCCACGGCCGGCAGGCGGCGCTGGGGGACGCGATCTGCAACCTCCACGCCACGCAGGGACTTGATGTCTGGCGCGAGTTCTACTACAACGACGCCGGCGTGCAGATCCACACCCTGGCCACCAGCACGCAGGCGCGCGCCAAGGGCCTGAAGCCCGGCGACGCCAACTGGCCCGAGCCGGCCTACAACGGCGACTACATCGACGACATCGCGCGCGATTTCCTCGCCAAAAAGACCGTCAAGTCCGACGACCGCGAGTTCACCGCCTCAGGCGATGTCGAAGACATGGAAGCCATCCGCCAGTTCGCCGTGGCTTATTTGCGCCACGAGCAGGACCTGGACCTGAAGGCGTTTTCCGTCAAGTTCGACAACTACTACCTCGAATCGAGCCTGTACAGCTCGGGCCGCGTCGAGTCCACGGTGCAGCGGCTCAAGGACGCCGGCAAGACCTACGAGCAGGACGGCGCGCTCTGGCTCAGATCGACCGACTACGGCGACGACAAAGACCGCGTCATGAAAAAGAGCGACGGCACGTTCACCTATTTCGTTCCCGACGTGGCCTACCACCTGGCCAAGTGGGAGCGCGGCTTTACCAAGGCGGTCAACATCCAGGGCATGGACCACCACGGCACCATCGCCCGGGTGCGCGCCGGCCTGCAGGCGGCCAACGCCGGCATTCCGGCCGGCTACCCCGACTATGTGCTGCACACCATGGTGCGCGTCGTGCGCCACGGCGAGGAAGTGAAGATTTCCAAGCGCGCCGGCAGCTACGTCACGCTGCGCGACCTGATCGAATGGACCAGCGCCGACGCGGTGCGCTTCTTTTTGCTCAGCCGCAAGCCCGACACCGAATACATCTTTGACATCGACCTGGCGCTGGCCAAGAACAACGAGAACCCGGTGTACTACGTGCAGTACGCGCATGCGCGCATCTGCTCCATCCTGACCGCCTGGGGCGGCGATGAAAGCCAGTTCGGGCATGTGGACCTGTCGCCGCTGGCCAGCCCGCAGGCGCAGGCGCTGATGCTGCTGCTGGCCAAGTACACCGACATGCTCAGCCATGCGGCCGCCGGCTTTGCGCCGCACGACGTGGCGTTTTACCTGCGCGAGCTGGCCGCCTGCTACCACAGCTACTACGACGCGGAGCGCATCCTGGTCGATGACGAGGCGGTCAAACTCGCGCGCCTGGCGCTGGTCGCGGCCACCGCGCAGGTGTTGCACAATGGCCTCGCGGTGCTGGGCGTCAGTGCGCCGCGCAAGATGTAGCAAGGCTGCGGGCAACCCCCGCAGCCATTCAAATTTCAGTCAATGCAAGTAACGGCTAAGTCATCGGAACATGGTATGAAAAAGCAACGTGGTGGAACCCTGCTGGGTCTGGTTATTGGCGCGCTGCTCGGCCTGGGCATTGCGCTCACCGTGGCGGTGTACGTCACCAAGGTGCCGGTGCCTTTCATGAACAAGAGTCCGACGCACCGCCCGGACAGCGATGCCGCCGAAGCCCTGAAAAACAAGGACTGGAATCCGAACGCGCCCCTGGCCGGGAAAAACCCCGCCAGGCCGGCGGCTCCGTCGGCGGCGGGTGATCTCATCCCGCCGGTCGAGCCCGAAGCCGAGGCGGCCAGCACCGTGCCAGACCCGGTACTGACGCCAGAGCGTGGCGCGGCACCCGAGGCGGCAGCCAAGCCCAAGCGTGTCGCCGCGCCCGAGGCGGTCAAGAAGCCTGAACGTGCCGCAGCGCCCGAGGCCGTGACCAAACCCGAGCGTGTCGTGAAAACACCCAAGCCGGCAACGCCTGTTGAAGCATCCGTGGCGGCGCCGGCAGTGCCTGCGCCTGCCGTCGTGGCAAAACCGGCCAGGCCCCCGTCGGCCGATCCGCTGGGCGACCTGGTCAAGGCCAAGTCGCGCTCAGAGGCCGCGCCGGCAGCGGCGTCGGGCTCGGACCCGTTCAACTACTTCATCCAGGCCGGCGCCTACCGCACCCCTGAAGACGCCGAGCAGCAGCGCGCCCGCTTGCTGCTGCTGGGCATGCAGGCCAAGGTCACCGAGCGCGAACAGGCCGGCCGCACGGTGTACCGCGTGCGCGTGGGTCCGTTCGACAAAAAAGACGACGCAGACAAGATCAAGGACAAGCTGGACAACAGTTCGATAGAAACCGCGCTGGTCCGTGTGCAGCGTTAAGTTGCATCCTGGCTGAACTTTTCGGTTGGGCTGCATCAAACCCCCTGCAACATTGACACCAGGAGAAACCATCAATGCAACGTCGTGAGTTTTCAATTTCAGCCGCCACGCTGGCCGTCGCCGCCACCGGCATTTCCGCACTTCCCTCGCTGGCGCAAGCCCAGGCCCGGGTCTTTCAAAGCGGCACGGACTACCTGACGCTCGACAAGCCGGCCGCCACCGAAGCGCCGGCCGGCATGGTCGAGGTGGTCGAATTCTTCTGGTACAACTGCCCGCACTGCAACGCCTTCGAGCCGATGTTCGATGCCTGGGCCAAGAAAGCGCCCAAGGACGTGCTGGTACGCCGCGCGCCCATCGCCTTCCGGCCCGACTTCGAGCCGCAGCAGCGCCTGTATTACGTGCTCGAAGCCATGGGCAAGGTCGAGGAACTGCACAAAAAGGTTTTCAACGCCATTCACGTTGAAAAGCAGACGCTCGCCACCGCCGACCAGATCACGGCTTGGGTCGAAAAACAGGGTATTCCCAAGGCGAAGTTTGCTGAGATGTACAACTCGTTCTCGGTCAGCACCAAGGTGCGCAAGGCCACGCAGCTGCAGGATGCGTATGCGCTCGACGGCGTTCCCGCCCTGGGCATCAACGGCCGCTACTTCACCTCGGGCACGCAGGCCAAGACGCTGGAACGCGCGCTGCAGGTCACCGATTACCTGATCGGGCAGTCGCGCGGCAAGGCGCGATAAATCCAGGAACAGGCTTTTTCCCAAGAAGCCTGAAGCGCAAAGCCCTGGCCAGTGGCAGGCCGGGCCTTCATATGCTACTTATTCAGTAGCACACTTCGCAAGCTGTACAAGCGCAAACAGCATTTTTCTCTAAAAATCGTGACGCCACGGCAGGTTTGGCGCGCTCGGTCGCGGGCCATTGCGCCGCCGGCGCGCCTGCCCTGTTCTTGAACCCTGCACCACAAAACGCTTAGACCCTGCAGTGACAGTAGGTTTCATCCTACGCCGTGTTACACATTTTTATCAAGTTTACGTATTTAATCAAATTGAGGAAAAAAATAATTTTCCATGCAAAAGAGTTACGAAAACTGTTCGTCCTTTTGCATCCATCGCCTGGCTCCTGAACCGGGCGCAGTCCGAATCAAAGTCACTCTCGCCAAAGGCACCCCGTGTTCAAAAACAATCTTCTGCCGTTTGCACTCCTGGCCCTGAGCCAGGGCATTTTTGCCCAGCAGCCTCCTAGCGCCGGCAGCCAGATTCAGCAAATCCCGCCCGCCCCGGTTCCCCAAAAAATGGCGCCTGCCATTCGCATCGAGCCCAGCAGCGCACCAGCGGCTGCAGGCTCCGATGCCGTGAAGATTGTTGTCAACAGCCTGCGGGTGAGCGGCGCGCGCACCTATCCCGAAGCCGAACTGGTGGCGCTGACCGGGTTCAGGCCGGGCAGCGAACTCAGTCTGGCCGACCTGCGCGGCATGGCTGCAAAAATCACCGAGCGCTACCGCAGCAGCGGCTATTTCGTCGCCCAGGCCTACCTGCCCGCGCAGGAGATCAAGGACGGCGCAGTCACCATTGCCGTCGTCGAAGGCCAGTACGGCAAGGTCGCCGTGCGCAACCAGAGTAATTTGTCGGACGACCTGGTTTATGGCCAGCTTGACGGCATCAACGCTGGCGACACGGTCGCCATCGCGCCGCTGGAGAGCCGCCTGCTGCTGCTGTCGGACATTCCCGGCGTGAACATCACCTCGACCCTGACGCCCGGCGCGTCGCTGGGCGCATCCGACCTGATCGTTGACGTGGTGCCCGGCCAGCGCGTCACGGGCAGCATCGATGCCGACAACGCCGGCAACCGCTACACCGGCGAGTACCGCCTCGGGGCGACGGTGAACCTGAACAACGCGGCAGGCCGGGGCGACGTGGCTTCGCTGCGCGTGCTGACCTCGGGCTCGGGCCTGAACTACGCCCGGGCGTCCTACCAGATGCAGTTCGGCAAGGCAACGGCCGGTGTGGCCTACAGCTGGCTGGGCTACGAGCTGGGCCGGGAATTTTCCAGCCTGCAGGCCCATGGCACGGCAAAAATCGCCAGCGTCTATGGCAGCTATCCGCTGATCCGCTCGCGCGACACCAACCTGTACGCCGGCCTGGCCTTTGACCACAAGACCTTTGAAGACCGGGTGGATGCCGCGCAGGCGGTGACCGACAAGAAGGCCCAGGCACTGATGGCCAGCCTGCGCGGCGACCACCGCGACAGCCTGGGCGGCGGCGGCTTGACCAGCTACTCGCTCACCGGCACGGCCGGCAATATCGACATCCAGACCCCGTCGATGCGCGCTTTCGATGCGGCGACGGCGCAGAGCAACGGCCACTACACCAAGCTGGGCTTTAGCGCCATGCGGCTGCAAAGCGTGACCGACACGGTGTCGCTGTACGCCGGCATCAACGGCCAGGTGGCGTCGAAAAACCTGGATGTTTCGGAAAAGATGGAACTGGGCGGCATCAACGGGGTGCGCGCCTATCCGGAAGGCGAAGCCTATGCCGACCAGGGCTATGTGCTGACGCTGGAAGCCCGGATGCGGCTCCCCACCCCCGACCAATTTCCAGGGCAGATGCAGCTGATCGGCTTCGTCGATACCGGCAGCGTGAGCTTCAACAAGAACCCGTGGGCAGCCGGTGACAACCACCGAAGCCTGAGCGGCGCGGGCATCGGGCTGAACTGGTCGGCCTACAACAACTTCGTGGTCAAGGCGTCCTACGCCCGCAAGCTGGGCAGCGGAACCGCGACTTCGGCGCCGGACAAATCGGGCCGGTTCTGGATCCAGGCCGTCAAGTATTTTTAAGCCTGCCCTGAGCAGCCTTGCCTGCAAAAGCCTCGCCACACAGCCCCCGCATTTTTGAAGAACACCCGAAAGCTCTCCCCATGAACCACATTCACCGCTCCATCTGGAACGACCAGACCGGCACTTTTGTTGCCGTTTCAGAAAACACCCGCAGCGCCGGCAAGAAAATCTCGTCCTGCGCCTCGGCGGCTGGCGGCGGCGCCCACTTCGGCCTGAAAACCCTGGCGGTTTGCCTGATGCTGGCCTGCGGTGCGGGCGTGCATGCCCAGCCCACGGGCGGCGTGGTGTCGGCGGGCAGCGCCACCATTGGCGGCACGCCAGGCGCCATGACCATCACCCAGACCACGCCCAACGTGGCGATCAACTGGCAGAGCTTTGGCATCAGGGCCGGCGAGTCGGTCCAGTTCGTGCAGCCGGGCAGCAACTCGGTCGCGCTCAACCGGGTCGTCGGCGCCGATCCTTCGAGCATCCTGGGCAGCTTGAGTTCCAACGGCAAGGTGTTCCTGGTCAACCCGAACGGCATCTTGTTCGGCCAGGGCGCGTCGGTCAACGTGGGCGGGCTGGTGGCGTCCACCCTGGCGATCAGCGATGCCAATTTCATGGCGCGCAACTACCAGTTTTCCGGCGCCGGCACGGGCAGCGTGGTGAACCAGGGGGCGATCAACGCCGCCAGCGGCGGCTACGTGGCCCTGCTGGGCGCGAACGTCAGCAACCAGGGCGTGATTGCGGCCCAGCTGGGCACCGTGGCGCTGGCTGCGGGCAACGCCGTCACGCTTGACGTTGCAGGCGACAAGCTCTTGAGCGTCACGGTCGATCAGGGCGCAGTCAACGCGCTGGTTGACAACGGCGGCCTGCTCCGGGCCGACGGCGGCCAAGTGCTGATGACCACCCAGGCAGCGGGCAGCCTGCTGTCCAACGCGGTCAACAACACCGGCGTGGTGCAGGCGCAGACGCTGCAAAACGTCAACGGCACCATCAAGCTGCTGGGCGGCATGGAAAACGGCACGGTCAGCGCAGGCGGCACACTGGACGCTTCCGGCACAGGCGCGGGTCAGACGGGCGGCAGCGTCACGGTGACCGGCCATCACGCCGGCCTGTTTGGCGGGCAGGTCAATGCCTCCGGCGACGCAGGCGGCGGCACCGTGCTGATCGGCGGCGACTACCAGGGTAAAAACCCCGCCGTCCAGAACGCCGCAGCGACCTACATGAGCGCCGACGCCAGCATCCGCGCCGACGCCATCACCAGCGGCAACGGCGGCAAGGTCGTGCTGTGGGGCAATGACTCGACACGCGCTTACGGCAGCATCACAGCGCGCGGCGGCGCACAGGGCGGCAACGGCGGCTTGATCGAAACTTCCGGCCATGCGCTGGACGTGGCGGGCATCCAGATCAACGCCTCCGCC comes from Polaromonas naphthalenivorans CJ2 and encodes:
- a CDS encoding PsiF family protein; the protein is MNKLLSLSAIAFALTMGLSAGAQAQNAPASAAAPAKMAPASAPAVSAASPAVVAPAKTGQQSKMATCNKEATGKKGDERKAFMKECLSAKKEVVAQDATQQSKMKTCNAEAKGKKGDARKAFMKECLSK
- the argS gene encoding arginine--tRNA ligase produces the protein MLSIKKDLLSALAIALEQLSPGAGDKAAFESPKVAAHGDFACTAAMQLAKPLKQNPRQTAESLRARLLLAPAFERWVEAIEIAGPGFINIRLKPAAKQETVREVLQAGAQYGTQPTDHERKMIVEFVSANPTGPLHVGHGRQAALGDAICNLHATQGLDVWREFYYNDAGVQIHTLATSTQARAKGLKPGDANWPEPAYNGDYIDDIARDFLAKKTVKSDDREFTASGDVEDMEAIRQFAVAYLRHEQDLDLKAFSVKFDNYYLESSLYSSGRVESTVQRLKDAGKTYEQDGALWLRSTDYGDDKDRVMKKSDGTFTYFVPDVAYHLAKWERGFTKAVNIQGMDHHGTIARVRAGLQAANAGIPAGYPDYVLHTMVRVVRHGEEVKISKRAGSYVTLRDLIEWTSADAVRFFLLSRKPDTEYIFDIDLALAKNNENPVYYVQYAHARICSILTAWGGDESQFGHVDLSPLASPQAQALMLLLAKYTDMLSHAAAGFAPHDVAFYLRELAACYHSYYDAERILVDDEAVKLARLALVAATAQVLHNGLAVLGVSAPRKM
- a CDS encoding SPOR domain-containing protein, giving the protein MKKQRGGTLLGLVIGALLGLGIALTVAVYVTKVPVPFMNKSPTHRPDSDAAEALKNKDWNPNAPLAGKNPARPAAPSAAGDLIPPVEPEAEAASTVPDPVLTPERGAAPEAAAKPKRVAAPEAVKKPERAAAPEAVTKPERVVKTPKPATPVEASVAAPAVPAPAVVAKPARPPSADPLGDLVKAKSRSEAAPAAASGSDPFNYFIQAGAYRTPEDAEQQRARLLLLGMQAKVTEREQAGRTVYRVRVGPFDKKDDADKIKDKLDNSSIETALVRVQR
- a CDS encoding thiol:disulfide interchange protein DsbA/DsbL, translated to MQRREFSISAATLAVAATGISALPSLAQAQARVFQSGTDYLTLDKPAATEAPAGMVEVVEFFWYNCPHCNAFEPMFDAWAKKAPKDVLVRRAPIAFRPDFEPQQRLYYVLEAMGKVEELHKKVFNAIHVEKQTLATADQITAWVEKQGIPKAKFAEMYNSFSVSTKVRKATQLQDAYALDGVPALGINGRYFTSGTQAKTLERALQVTDYLIGQSRGKAR
- a CDS encoding ShlB/FhaC/HecB family hemolysin secretion/activation protein is translated as MFKNNLLPFALLALSQGIFAQQPPSAGSQIQQIPPAPVPQKMAPAIRIEPSSAPAAAGSDAVKIVVNSLRVSGARTYPEAELVALTGFRPGSELSLADLRGMAAKITERYRSSGYFVAQAYLPAQEIKDGAVTIAVVEGQYGKVAVRNQSNLSDDLVYGQLDGINAGDTVAIAPLESRLLLLSDIPGVNITSTLTPGASLGASDLIVDVVPGQRVTGSIDADNAGNRYTGEYRLGATVNLNNAAGRGDVASLRVLTSGSGLNYARASYQMQFGKATAGVAYSWLGYELGREFSSLQAHGTAKIASVYGSYPLIRSRDTNLYAGLAFDHKTFEDRVDAAQAVTDKKAQALMASLRGDHRDSLGGGGLTSYSLTGTAGNIDIQTPSMRAFDAATAQSNGHYTKLGFSAMRLQSVTDTVSLYAGINGQVASKNLDVSEKMELGGINGVRAYPEGEAYADQGYVLTLEARMRLPTPDQFPGQMQLIGFVDTGSVSFNKNPWAAGDNHRSLSGAGIGLNWSAYNNFVVKASYARKLGSGTATSAPDKSGRFWIQAVKYF